In Gossypium hirsutum isolate 1008001.06 chromosome D01, Gossypium_hirsutum_v2.1, whole genome shotgun sequence, the genomic window AAAATAGTTCACGAGCTGAATTTGAGAAATCCTAACACTTGGATTGAGTAGCTTGCAAACCTAattaagcttcttctttttttcaattaataatGAGAATTTCTGATTCAAACTCAAGTTCAAGTACAAACAATCAAGTTTGAAGTTGAACATGAGAATGAAACCCATTTTAGACTTGGGTAAACAAGCTTAATCAAGAGAGAGCAGTTCAACCTTTATATTGAATTGAGCTGATCAAACTCTTTTGAAGCTTTGAGTTTAGAATTTCGAGTCTAAGTTAAATTGGATAATTTAAGCATTAATTTAGACAAAGTTTTTTTCTGTTTATAGGTCTGGAAACTATGGAACGAAGGCAACATTTGGAGCTTAGTAGACAAGGTGGTTTTGGAGCCAAAATCTAATTTAAAGAATGAGAAAGAAATAAGGAGATGCATACATATTGGATTGCTATGCGTTCAAGAATATGCTAACGATAGGCCCACTATGTCTACTGTTGTTTCAATGCTTAACAGTGAGATTTCAAATTTTACCACACCAAAACAACCTGCTTTCACGCAAACCCCACTAATCACCCATGATGATCAAAATAGAGTTTCAGTTAATGATGTAACTCTTACCGACTTTGATGGCAGATGAAGGTAcaaattaattacttttaatttttagaaataaaattgtaagtattgaaaagatataatttaattgtttttagtttAGAAATAAAATTGTAAGTATTGAAActgataagtgataaaagtaacatgtgTTAATTTCGTTCTTAATACGTTTatggatgattatttatgcaaaaTGGTTAATTTTATGCTCCTGATCCTTTAAATTaaatgtttctatacttaggagagcatttgggagcaaaaggagcaaaaaacgagTGAAAATCAGACATTTTGAGCAAATTTTAGAAACCACACGGGCTGGGTCTTCCCACACCGGCTGGACACACGATAATGTGCTAGACCGTGTCGATTTCGCAATTCACATCTCAAACACGcggaaaaatgaaaatttttaggctttctaagcattctaaagtctataaataccaaatagaagaagagaaaagtaAGCCAacagagaatattgaagaaaacaactcaaagAACACCATTGGAGCCAACTCTGAAGCAAATTTCTATCAAGATTAaagacctccttttaatttcctttgaagtttttatgagtttctttatttcttgtagTTATTCTGtctttaacatatttttattcacaattatgaactaatttcctAGATACCTAGagaagatgaaccctatgatgaattatattatttgatttctattttatgtgataaatatttgattcttgttctcagttatgtgtgcttatctattgttttaatatttttgggatattaattcatgtttaatgtgcttaaatcaaaggagaaaaagtctctgtttaagagtagaactagcataattgagtggagttgcatgcaatcctagaaacaggacgacataaatctactggattaaaGTCAAAtttaataagggaatctataaatcgagttaatgcgacaatttaattagaaataaatttcaattaatcaacctaaattcagttgttcttactctcgaaagagatactAGTTTAATTTATGggtttctacggatcaagataccaagtgaataaatcgtttgattcagattcataataatagacgaagtctaggtggattctttcctgggtattgtctcgcTTATTggttattatttaattactttccTAATTTATTCTCTGTTGAGttcattagttaaattaatttagtaatctTAGTTTAAATAAATCAGTCCAAGTTGTCggttaaataataggaaaatggtagctatactagtacttttagtcctcgtggatacaatatCTCTACTCACTGTAActatactatttatcgataggtgcacttacatttgtcgtatttttagttagtcACGTGATACATCAAAAGATTTTCTTTATAATTTCGTTTTGATAAGAGTTGTCAATTTATTGGCTCAAATCAATTGTAAGTTTACAATTACACTTAAACATGTAAGAACATGAAAACTCAATCTAGTTAACCCAAATCCAAATTCAAGTCCAATCCCAACTTAATTTGAACATAAAAAATCAATAAGTTGGAACTCCTCCAAATCAAACCGAAAATAGCTTAAATATAAAGTGTTTCAAACTTAAAATGACTTAAACTCGAAATAACCCACATACTAACTCATTTGTCCCTAAAGGCTGCAAGAAATCTCTCACAATTTGTGTATAACTTATCTCATCTATTGAATCCTATAAGTATGATTTATCTTCCTTGTCTATCTCATCTATTGAATCTGATAAGTATGATTTATCTTCCTTAATAAGGTGAGTTCATATAGGCAAGATCTAGGATGTAATTTTGTCTTTTAACTACCtcaatttaacttaaatttaattatataatgtaaaaatattaatataaaaatgattttttataaaagcTAGCCGATCCAACTAGGCGAATTTGGACTTACCTAGTTATTGAATTGTTCTTCTAGTTGTTATAAATTGGATGCGTTTGTTTGTAGAGGTGAATAATCCCAAATGAAAAACTCCACCCCGGGATATTACAAATTTAGGGTGTTtgtgtaacgacccgatagtcacaGGTGTCGGAAAGTGCATTTTCGAGACTCCGTTATCGTAaatcggactcgtaaatatttattaaaaatatttacgaagttagttgtgtagttaattaggaggtgaaactgcatgaattaagagtaattaggtaaaaagactaaattgtataaagggtgaaagttgaattatagattaaagaaaaattaaagggaccaaAGGAGAAATTATGCCAATGGTCATGATTGAGGCCgcataagtgtatatatattataaatatttaaagttaatatatatattataatattaaagcttaaaagttaagtatatatattattatattataatgataaagtaaaagaaaaacaaatggaaaatgaaggagagaaagaaacgaaacaaagaaggaaagaaagaaaagaaagaaagaaggagaatAGTTAGGGTTTCAAGGGTTCAAAGCTCAAttagttagtcaatttagtctctttttttttgtaatttttatgtttttggaattccggtattaaatactacccgacccatgtcaaaattttagaaattattaagtttttaagtgatgcttttgttgaataattttagtattggggattaaattgatagatttttaagttagaaatgaaaaaggattgaattgtagaataaattgtaaattttgagtattagggactaaattgtgaaaattttgaaatttaggggtttaagtgaaattagagagttaaatctaatctaaattggaatttgtatgaaaatataagattgaatgtgaagaaataaaattagtctcggtttagggactaaattggaatttaggcaaatattgagtaaaaattgaaatattaaatatgagattgaattgtattgtattgatgaattttaattgttttaaatccgtagctaacgtcatatcgaaatcctcgactaaaaagggaaaagataaagtcgacgaggaatagctcgaaatttctggtttgtatttatataatttgattctaattattaattgttgtattttgattaaatgttatggtaagtgattaaggtgagaattattgtgttttacaattgaaatggattgatttagtatgtgatgaatttattgaatttatattgattgaattggtatatatatattgagtttgagtatattgattatttgaattgaaattaatattggttgtatttggaaagtgaattgaaatCCTATTAATTGTATCGGACTGAGTCGGACatagatgacatgccataggattggaagagttcagggatttcttcgacttcgagtcgatgagacactgggtgtcaatttattacttcggattaattcgatgaggcactgggtgccaatttacttcggtttaaccgataagacactgggtgttaatttattacttcaaattatccgatgaggcactgggtgccaaactggtgtgttggttggatccttgtatccgttcgagtccgagtcatgttaataggggtaaatgaataataaagtcttataattgatattgaaatggaatgATACGAGAAATGAAGTAGAATagtgaattgaatatggaatggataaaGCAATTGCATTATGGATAAagcaattgcataaatgaaatgtgaTTGAAATTGGGAAAAGTTATTTCTATAGCAAGTGATGGAAAATTTAGTATTGTATGGTTTTAAATGTTCAACTGtgcttaacattttattatacatattgtattgttttatttttaaatattcgaattatagaaataccactgagtttttactcagtgtacggttttgttttccgtgcacaGATTAGATACTTAATTTTGATCGTCGATTCAACATCCAACAATGATCCTGAACTCAAACGTGGTGATGTTTTtccttttgtgtcggcatgtacctagagtgtctaaatattaatcattttgtggattgattgtaaataagattataagttaatattgggtggttatatacatataaatatgtgtttatgtttgaggTCATATTATGACAaagtttaagttaatgtttaaatgaacatgaaattggtaaaataggttgaatttgacatgtttacaaattagatttgaatgatgttttattggtatgttttaatgatataacTGTGGTACCTATGaggatacattggttaggcacctaggatgattgttttgacatatTTTGGATGTGTTCGATTgtattttaaattggttaaacgaatgatttttgagttgcttattgttcaAGCTTGTAGGGAATGGTAAACTTATTGTTAAAggtacattttgagtccacacggccagacacacgggtgtgtgattggactgtgtgagacacatggcctgaccacacgggcgtgtgaaccctacagctttgaaaaattttaatattttatgaaaaattttttaagtttccgaattagtcctgatttgtttctaacccgtattttgggcctcgagggctcaaataagggacattatgtatgaatttaattgGTTTTTGACCTGAATATTATGTGATATCAGTGTATAAATTTATGTCTATTTGATCGATAAATTTCGGTAATGTTCCGAAACCTTATTTCGACAACAGATGTGGGTTAGAAGTGTTACAGTTTGATGGTGTTATGGTGTCTAAAGCAGTGGCAGATATTAAGTAAAAGCAAGATACTAAAGCTAGTAAAACAGAGCAACTAATAGTTTTTCCCATAATCTCTTCCCAGAACTTGGAATTATTTGGAATCTTTAAGGATTTACACTTAAATGAACtcaacccaaatttatttttccagttttttcattttcttaaaaaaGGATGATAAGATGTAATAATGTTTCATAACAGCTTCGAATGTTAGATATTAGATTGCTATGCATTTCAGAATATGCTAAAGATAAGTCCAATATGTTAACTGTTGTTTCATTGCTTAATAGTAAACAACATTTCTCTTACTGACTTTGATGGCAGATAAAGGTACAAATTAATTACTTTtagtttttagaaataaaattataaatattaaaactcaATCTAATTAACACAAATCTAAATTCAAGTCTTATCCCAACTTAATTTGAACATAAATAATCAATAAGTTAAAACTCCTCCAACTCAAACCGAAACCAAAAATGACTTAAATCTAAAGTGTTTCAAACTTTAAATAACTCAAACTCGCATACTAACCTATAATGTTTTGAACCCAACCTAAACAACTTGACTAGTAAATCCGAGTATCTCAAACCCAAAACTaacccaaattaaaaactttctcAGACCCTAATCCAAAATTactcaaaaaatttattatttgatcCAAATTGGTTCTATGCAAAACCAACTCAGATCGAAACATACTTTAATGGACTACTCGTGAACGTTATCACTTTGCTTTTGGTTACCGAATTCTGTCCCTaaacttttgtttttattgttagtTGCTTGACTTTAATTTTGAATtcgaaaatgaaattttataataaaatcttTGGAACATTAAAAAAAGCTATAAAGAAGGATTAGACTTTGTACCAACACCAATATCAAAATGCAGCATTAATATATAAAGTCTTTTCTTTAATAAAATGAGAGGGGGGTGGAACGATTACAAACAATAAATTCGCAGGATCAAAACAAAAGCTTCAACGTCACCATTATGAGAGCTAAACTGACCATTTTAGCTCAGCAGGCAAAACTATGATACCCATACTTCCCTCCTGTAAAGCTACAACCAACAACATCAATCTACATTGCCTATTAATCGGTGTCTGCCACATTGCACGATGACGACTATTCCGAGAGAGACATCCATCCCGCCTTTGGGAAATAATACTCAAGATACGGGATATCTGTATTGAACCCTGTACATGCTAACCAACTAACATCCCCATACCACAAATTTCACAACAGAGCATCAAAATAAGCTCCAATCTATATGGTAAGGACCCAAGGAAAGAAAAAATTTCTAGCAAGTTTCTATCATGATACACATAGGCCCACTTCAATGttttttgataataataaaaaaaggcaTAAAAACAcaagtaaaaaaactaaaatctcAAAGGAAATTGACCTTTACTTTAAAAAGTATCTTTGGAACTTCACCTGAACCATTGTCTGTGCTCCATTATAGACATATCATGTAAAACGGTATGGCTAATTGAATTCCTTTCAGCACATGGCATTCACTTGCGCCATTGTGTACTTCACAAAGTCGCCGTCTTGGACACGTTCGGATTTTAACTTCTCCTAGGTACTGCTTATCTATCATGACTGCCCTACAAGCATAGGCCGTTGAGAGAGATCCAAAAGCTGCTTTTTCTGCTGGTCATTAAGGTGGGGTAAACATGCATGTAAGAGATCAACCGGCATTTCTCTTTTAATAGCTTTGGCGGAATCTGATTCATCAATTGCCATATTTGGTTTGGTCTGCATTCGCAAGGACTGCATCACAGTGTCGTATTTGTTTATGCAATACTTGGTAAGAAGGTTAAAGAATTCATCAAACGAGGCCTTCCAAAGGGACAGATTAGTCGTATTATAATTGCCCGCAGCTCTAGAATCAGTCATGAGCTTTGTTGCCCTATCAAGAACAGACTTAAGAATAAAAGATGCTCCATCTCCAGCAGGACTTCCAAGGGGACGAAGCGGGGGCTGCTCAGAGGAACAAACCACAGATGCAAGACAGACACTAAGTGCACGAAGATCAATGCTATGAACACAAGAGGAAACAACCCTTGCAAGGTTAATAGTGGTTTCAGCTGCTCCTGGATCAGAGGGAAGGCCTCCGAACAAGAACCTTAAATGACGGAAAATGGACATGCAGACAATGCGCATAAGCTCACCACCTGGAGGAAGAAGCTGAAGGAACCGTGCAagaagcttccggcctttggggAGGGAAACTATCCGTAAAAACACAAGATCATCCTTCTGAGCAAGCTCATCTGTGTTACCACTCTTGCCAAGTGGGTCAACCAACTGAAGCAATGCACCAAGCCCTTCCAACAAAACCTGTCGTCTTTGTCTCATCTGAGCTCCACCATCCTGCAACTGATTAAACTGTAAAAACCTATCAATATCGTCTACATCAAGAAGAAGGCATAGACCATCCTCTATAGTAACTCTAGCAGCAAGCATAGGTTCCTCCTCCAGCGGAATATCAGATGCTTTCTGATCATTGTTGGTGACAGCAGATGAATTTGGAGGGTCAACTTCAAGAAGAGGGCGAGGCCTGCGAATTGAAGAGAAAGGAAGCCTCCCAAGAGCATCAACCTGGAGAAAAGCATGAGGCTCAGTATTCGCACGTGCTCGGGGAGGAAGATCCCTAAGATGAGTTGGACAAAAATGATGTCTCAACTTCGCCCCAGCAGATTTTCTTGCAAGACAAGCCTGGTGGTAATAATCATCCACGTAGGGGTCATTACTGTGGGTTGCAACAAGCTGCATTCTAAGAATGCCCTCAATCTCATCAGTTGACATGTATTTGGATGTAAACTGAGGCCATCCAAAATCACTCTTCAGCGCCCCACTATCAAAGCCTCGTAGACTCTGCCTACCTTTCTGAGCTGATTTGGCTCTTTGATCTCTCAGATCACCAATACCAAGTATAGCTTCAACCTTGTTCATTACAGGTGGGGACGGAGAAAGATGAGGATTAAATTGTTGTGACTGAATCCCATAAAAGTGGCTAAATGAAGGCTGAACAGGATGCTGCAGCCTCTGCTGGTGCGACTGCAGCTGTGGTATTAACTGTGGCGGAATCAAACCATTTTGATGAGTTAACTGTTGTTGCAACATATTGTTCAAAACACTGGAATTATCTCCATACAGTTTTGGCCGGCTCCCCCATTGATTTGACGGCTGACTACTGACAGACAGACCAGGAGTAAATTGAGGCATATTCCCACGATAATTTGGCCCATGGTGTAAGCCTGGCAGTTGAAGCTGAGAATTTGGGAAGCCAGAGAGGTTGGGTGAAGATGCCATCTGTGGTCCACCAGCCATATAAGGAATATTTAGGTGTCCAGAATGTTGGTTTGGTGACGCCTGAGGAGATCTGCCATCGGGGGGAGGGTAAGAAATATAAGAAGATTTTGGAACTAAAATTGGTTCACTAGAGAAATGTTGGTGGtactgttgttgttgttgtagtTGCTGCTGCTGCTCAGGGTACGAGGATGTCCTGTAGAGATGCTTTGCATCCAAATTGGCCAATGGTGGTGATGACCAGCATTTGCCATCAGGAATACTTTCAGTTTCAAGAGGCTGCTGATCAAGCCAGTGAGGAAATTCCTCCCCATGTGTCCATTCGGCAGCAGATGAACCTTCAACAACATAATGATAAATGTCAATATTGGTATGTTGATCTGCGTAACTGGTCCCTTCACTGTGATGATGTAGGGTCTCAGAAAGTAGTTATTTATTTACAACAGTGAAAATAATGGGTAACACAGTTCATACAGACCCTTCAGTTAAAAATTATAGCATAGGAAACCATCAGTTATTCAATCCAAGAAGGATTGGACCAAAACCACATCAATCATCAGCAATTGACTGATAGAAGACAGTACTGAGATGAATAAACTCACTTTGTCCGGACCCCCCATCACCAATTATCCTTGAGCCTCTTGGTCCACTAATGGCTGTGTTCAACTGCAACAAAATCACAAGCTAGCATCAGCACCACTAAAGCCAGGCCAGGACTAACCACCAAGAAACATGCATTCATATCCAATACAATCCACTGGTGAATTATGatttaagaacaaaaaaaaacaataggaACTTTGTCCTTTATGATTTATTTATAGTCCAAAGATTCGATCTAGGAGGAATCAAGGAGATGCAATTTAATAGTAAATTGATTTTTCTGATGAACTTCATAAAAACTAAGCCAGATATCAAGCAAAGATTCTGGTAGCTTAATGCTAGTGCTGTTACTTAAAAGTTACAATAAAAATTTGGAGGATCAATCCTGTTAGAACACTAGCAGATGATTTGCAAAAGGAGTTGGTAAAGCATTTCTTGTATTTCTTGTATATCTTAAGAAACCAGAAAGATAAAAGCTCAAAAGAAAGTAGGTGCTTCAGTGACATGCTGAGGTTTCATCACTTTAATTCACTCAGAATGGATAAGGGCTTAAAGCTAACAGTAATTGTGGTTCAGGGGCACCACACTTCTGCATGATTGAACTCTCAAAAAATCCATTattagtatattatattataacagTTGAAAGGAAAATTTGTTTCAGCTCCATGAAAATATGAGAAGACATAAACtagttaaaagattaaattagaaGCTAATCCTCAAGAGAGGAAAAGATCTTTGGCCATTTCACTGGTTGTAATTATGCAGTGGACTAACCTTTGAAAATGTATTAGTAAGATCATCAACATCCGATAAGGATCTCAAAACTTCACCCTGCAAATATGAAGAGAAATTAGATGAAGTAGCTAGCACGCAGATATTCCAATAAAATCAACTATGAATCTGATAAGCTTGAAGATTAGTTAGTCAGATGTACCCAAAAACACCTAGAGTGATGAAAATTCTagattaaaacatgaaattctaACCATATAAAAGTTTGAGGTTCACAAGACCACGGAGAGAAACAGGAGAGGAAGAGAACATTTTCCTCTCCTTTTTGGTTCTCTCCATTTGTTGGTGCGACTTGCATCTCTCAGACTTGAGCTACTCCAACAGAAATAGATCGTGCTAATATTACTGATACAAATAAATTTCAGCAATTAACTCACTAGTTGAAACTGCATATCCTTCCAGAGACATACAAGAAGACTAACTTTCTTACACCCATAATTGATCCAACTTTTAAAATCCATTAGCATAGCCAATCAAATTTGTGTAGATAACTGGATACCAGATAcagattcattttttaaaaagatataaCAGTACAGTGCCTAAGAAGTGAATAGAACTGCCTCTAAGCCTCAACAGTCAAAGAGACTGAAATGAGGGGGAAACTCCAACGGGGAAAAGGGGCAATCTTCTCTATCTAGCAATTGGGAATGAGTTTTCGCAAAAAACTTTTGCATGATGGGCATAAAGCATCCCATGAAACTGATTCCATCAAGAAGGCTTCATACAACAATAGAAGTTGTAAACTCAAATATCCTTATCATTCTCAGGAAAGAGGTGTTATGATAAGGAATCAGCAAATCAAGAACATGGCAGATACTTAGGAAGGGGGAGGGGGGAACCTCCACAAACTATCTTCCCAGCATATTTGCTTTGGGAAGCATATAAGGCAACGAAGTACAACTAACACAATCTCCAAAATTTATTCAAATGTAGAATACAATTTTATTGATAGGATAATTAAGCCACAGAAACACTGCAATTTGTACAATACAATTTTCTTTAAGAGTGCACAAGAGCTACCTCTCATTGTGAAGACCAAGATACAAAGAGAAATAATTAAGTTCAGAAAACAGCCCAAATCAAGATGGATACACTGTTAACTAACAAATAGAGATAACAAGGTTTACAATGTCCTGCatggataaataaatatataatatgagCTCCCACAGGGTTTTTTCTCCATAAATAGAATAGCATGCCAACCACTAATTAAATGTAGCGGCATCCCTCTGTTCAGGAAAAACACTTCAAAAGGATTATTTTTCAGCATGATTTCCAAAGGGAACGATTTTCTTTTCAAACAACTAATCATTGCTTTTGTCCTACATTGCATAAATTTACAATAATAATTGAAACAGGAAAGAGAACTGAAAAGAACAAGAATATTAACCTCATCTCTATCAAACAAAAACTCCTCCTCATCCTCAAGTCCGACTGCAGGTACATCCTCATCATCATCTAATCCCCCCAATTCAACCTCCTCAAGAACATCTTTTCCAAAAAATGCATACTGTGATGCATCAAATACTGCATCTCCTGCATCATAGAAAAAGCCAAGTTTACTAAACATGCACACTTCAACCAGAAATGAACTCACAACATAAAGATGAGATAAATGGAGACATGAAAATCAACTGAAACAAACATTAATACATCTTTTTCACCAGAAAACAAAGGATAAACACAATCAAGGGAGAAAAAAAAGGTTCTTTTTTACTTTCCCTTAAAACCAAACAGCAAGCAAACAACAATCTAATCCACTATGCGCCGCCACAAAAGCCACTTGTACTGTATGCCTATAACTTGAGAGTTCACCCCCTTGGAAATGAAAAAGGGATAGGATAATTGAGATGGGGGCAAATTACAACCCTTTATGCAGCCAAAGGCCAAGTACCATAGTTGCTTATATCccattaaaagcataaattgagtaaattaaagggaaaaaaaaagtcGAATATCAAACCTGAAGAAGTATCGCCAAATCGCTTAAGATTCTGAGAAGCATCCATTTTATCAACAATTCAAAATTACTACTCAATATGGAAAACCCAGGAAAAAAAACTTGATAATTTAACTGAATCTTCGATCTGacgtttattttttaaaatcgaaaaaaggaatgaaagaaaggaattaaaagagAAAGGGCAAAAAAACAAATTTGAGGTTTAAAAAGTAAAAACCCTTTGCAAATAGGGTTTggtggagataagatctgtgctGGATTATTTCATTGTTAATGaaataggtttttttttccttgaaattcTTTTTTTCTCAAGTCAAAATTATTGAGACAAATTTAAGAAAGGAACCCTAAAGAAGTGATGACGATGggtaattatttattattaggatattcttttttattttaattttattagttttttctGGCTTTAAATTTATGCTGTTTTTTTAggttaaatatttttgaatattcattattaaaagtttaggttaaataaattttattcaatttggttgaattttagtttgttatatatatataaaataaaatagaggataatacgcttcagtaTGTTTGAGCTCAGATTCTCTTACATTagcaataattattattatagttataACTTATCAagtaaatgtctttaaaatagtagtaaaattaacaataaaataagaattatacaatatacaaacattaataataaaatattagcaatataataataaaatgatagcaACAGTAGCAAAAAAGAAAGTTTAGGTTATTCGGGCCAGACCCAAACCAAAAAATCTTACTCGAGGCCTAACCTGTTTAGAAAATGAGTCTTATCTTTTATCCAAGCCTATTTTTTCGAACTTATATTTTCACCCAAACCATCCCATATTTTGGGAGAACCCTCAAACCTGGATAAATGACTTAACTTATGATCAGGTCTAATTAAGACTGATTAAAAGTAACATCAACTcggtcaaaattttaaataatgaaattttattttatcaattcattttatatttgaatttaggcctaatccaaatacaaaattaattGGGCTATGCAATCTCCATGCCCAAGTTTTATAGTTCTCCACACGCCCACATCTCTACAAAAATAACAGCCTTCAAAGTCGGCAGGATTTTACGGCATTTATTTGAGCCCTGTTCTTCTCCTTTTTCCTAGGCTTGGGGTTTCCATTTCCAGGTTCTTCTCGTCCCTTTCTTAAAGTCGGCGTCTTCCTTTACTTTCTCCTGTTTTCTCCTTCCCAGCACCTTCTTCAAGGTTCCAAGTTCTTTTTGTTTCTCCTTTAATTTCTGTTGTATTGAATTCCATGGatgttattttaatttggatttaattATGCCTTTTGAGGTTGTTTTTGCTGTTCAACAGCATAAAAAATAGTTTGGTCatttttatttcagtttcttttgtgTTCTTTTAGCCTCTATAGGGTTGTTAATTATTAATCCCTACATGTTCATTTGTTTTTCAGTTTCTTTTGATGGGGTTCAATTGTTTTAAACGTTGAAATTTTATCTAATAATGCAATCTTTCGTATATTTTTTAGGGTTTGTTCTTATTTGAATAGCCTTTGTTGTAGCTATTTGCAAAATGCTGGCTGCTAGTGTTACTGCCCCCTTGCGGCCTTCATTATCTACTGGTATTTTTCTtggaactttattttatt contains:
- the LOC107941309 gene encoding protein PAT1 homolog — protein: MDASQNLKRFGDTSSGDAVFDASQYAFFGKDVLEEVELGGLDDDEDVPAVGLEDEEEFLFDRDEGEVLRSLSDVDDLTNTFSKLNTAISGPRGSRIIGDGGSGQSSSAAEWTHGEEFPHWLDQQPLETESIPDGKCWSSPPLANLDAKHLYRTSSYPEQQQQLQQQQQYHQHFSSEPILVPKSSYISYPPPDGRSPQASPNQHSGHLNIPYMAGGPQMASSPNLSGFPNSQLQLPGLHHGPNYRGNMPQFTPGLSVSSQPSNQWGSRPKLYGDNSSVLNNMLQQQLTHQNGLIPPQLIPQLQSHQQRLQHPVQPSFSHFYGIQSQQFNPHLSPSPPVMNKVEAILGIGDLRDQRAKSAQKGRQSLRGFDSGALKSDFGWPQFTSKYMSTDEIEGILRMQLVATHSNDPYVDDYYHQACLARKSAGAKLRHHFCPTHLRDLPPRARANTEPHAFLQVDALGRLPFSSIRRPRPLLEVDPPNSSAVTNNDQKASDIPLEEEPMLAARVTIEDGLCLLLDVDDIDRFLQFNQLQDGGAQMRQRRQVLLEGLGALLQLVDPLGKSGNTDELAQKDDLVFLRIVSLPKGRKLLARFLQLLPPGGELMRIVCMSIFRHLRFLFGGLPSDPGAAETTINLARVVSSCVHSIDLRALSVCLASVVCSSEQPPLRPLGSPAGDGASFILKSVLDRATKLMTDSRAAGNYNTTNLSLWKASFDEFFNLLTKYCINKYDTVMQSLRMQTKPNMAIDESDSAKAIKREMPVDLLHACLPHLNDQQKKQLLDLSQRPMLVGQS